The following DNA comes from Chitinophaga nivalis.
TTGCGGGTTGATGAAAATTTTCATTTCACATTGTGCCATTACCCGGCCATCCCACATTACCTTGCCGGTTACCATCGTGGCATTAAATACTTCTCCTCCGATTTCAGTAGTCGTTTCAATGGTTTGTCCTGCCGGAGGCAATTCAAACACTTCAAAGTCTTTCACGGCGCCAATAAATCCCAGTGGCACCGGTGCATTTTCCTGTTTGGCAATATAACCGATACGGGCAGCAGCTGTTTGCGCAATATTTTCCATGAGGCCCGGCGCAGTGAGTACGCCATTTTCAACAAAAATATTATCTGCCGCTATGGTCAGTCCCGTGCGGGTTTTAGGCCCATCGACTTCCAGAATACCACTGATCATTACAATCGGGGCACGTTGCGGAATGTATGCTGTAATATCATCTGTATGAATAAACATCTGCACAAGTTATTAGTAAAAAATGAAACACGAAGTAAATAGAATTCCTTGAAATTATTACCAGTAAAAACACGGATTATTCCCAAAAGTCATAATAATTGAACCACTGGGCCGGGTATTGCTTTATTTTTTCTTCCAGTAGTGTCACAAAATCACGCAAGGCGGTTTCCACTCCCTGATTACGACGGCCATGGTAAGTTCTGGGTTCCGTTGCATAAAAATGATAATGGGTAGCTGATTCCTTAAAAGCAAACACCACAGAAACAGGTACCCTGAAAGTAGCTGCAAGCAGGTAGGGGCCCATAGGAAAACGGGCATCATGCCCCAGCAACGGAGCCGTCAGGGTTTTATTACCGGGTAAAAAACGGTCTGCGTGCATACATACCAGTTCCCGTTTACTCAAGGCTTCATTGATAGCATAAATATGCGATAGATCCTCCTTAATAACGATAATATTCACATTACGGTTGCCGGTAACAGCAGATAAATATTCTTTGATGCGTTGGTGTTCTCCATCAAACATCACAATATTAATAGCTGTCTGCAGCCTTTTGAAGAGATGACCGGCCACTTCCCAGTTGCCCAGGTGGGCGCTGAGCAGTATACCGCCCCGCTCTCCGGCTACGAGCTGCCGCAGGTGATGTTCACCGTCAAAATCAAAGGTGAATTTATTGGCCATATCTGCCATCACCACAATCTTGTCGATCAGCGTCTGGCCAAACAGGTAATAGTTCCGGTACAAACTGTACAGGGAACGCCATCTGCCGTACCCTATTCTGTAACGGAAGTATCGGTAGATCGGTCTGGAAGAGCTCCAGGAAAATAAAAAATAGTAGAAAGCGACAAACCTCAACAGGAAATAAGCCGGATAAACGCCTCCATACCGGAGTATGAAAATGAAAATACCATATCCGAGCTTATTTCCCTTGGACTTTCCTTGCCAGGAAGGCATTACACCAGTTCTTTTTGTTGAACACGCGCAGTTACATAATCGTAAAAGTCCTGGAAGGTCACTATCGTCTGAAAGTCTTCCGGTTTTACCTTAAAGCCAAAGTTGTCTTCAATAACAACCACCATATCAATATAATCCAGACTGTCCAGATCCAGTGTGGCTTTCAGATTCGCTTCCGGTTTGATTTCATCGGGGTTTGCTTCAAACTCCTCTACCAGAAAAGTGTTCGTAACAGTTATTATTTCTTTGATATTCATAAAAGTGTGTGATCAGATATAGGTCGTTTAAAAAAAAATGTTTAAGCGTTATTTTTGATTTAACCCATGATGATCCTGGTTTGACAAAGTTAAGCATATTTTGAAGTAATCGGCTGCAGGTTACGGACAGCAGGGCTATCCTACTTTTTCCTTACCATTCACATGCGTAAAAAACTGTGCCAATAATCTACAAGACCAGTTCATGATAGCGCTATGGTTTATGCTATGGTTTATATCCCTTCCCATCCTTTTACGATCAGGGAAGAATTTGTGCCTCCAAATCCAAAAGAGTTCGACAAAAATATATTAAATTTTTTATCTATTGTCTGTGCAACAAGATTTAACCGGGCGGCATCTTCATCCGGATTTTCCAGGTTGATGTTGGGTGCAATAAATCCGTTTTGCATCATCAGCATGGAGTAAACAATTTCACTGGCGCCTGCCATCCAGCATTCGTGGCCGGTCATTGATTTGGTTGAGCTAACGTAGGGTTGGGTGCTGCCGAATACCTCGTAGATAGCACGGGCTTCGCTGGCATCGCCGGCTGCTGTGGAAGTAGCATGCGCATTAATGTATTCAATATCTTCCGGTCGCAGTCCGGCATCCTGCAAGGCAATCTGCAGGGAACGTACCGGTCCGTCTACCGTTGGGTTAGAGATGTGTGCGCCATTGGAAGAAAAGCCATAGCCCAGTACTTCTCCTAAAATGGTAGCGCCTCTCCGTTGTGCCGATTCCAGGCTTTCCAGTAT
Coding sequences within:
- a CDS encoding 3-hydroxyacyl-ACP dehydratase encodes the protein MFIHTDDITAYIPQRAPIVMISGILEVDGPKTRTGLTIAADNIFVENGVLTAPGLMENIAQTAAARIGYIAKQENAPVPLGFIGAVKDFEVFELPPAGQTIETTTEIGGEVFNATMVTGKVMWDGRVMAQCEMKIFINPQI
- a CDS encoding LpxL/LpxP family acyltransferase → MPSWQGKSKGNKLGYGIFIFILRYGGVYPAYFLLRFVAFYYFLFSWSSSRPIYRYFRYRIGYGRWRSLYSLYRNYYLFGQTLIDKIVVMADMANKFTFDFDGEHHLRQLVAGERGGILLSAHLGNWEVAGHLFKRLQTAINIVMFDGEHQRIKEYLSAVTGNRNVNIIVIKEDLSHIYAINEALSKRELVCMHADRFLPGNKTLTAPLLGHDARFPMGPYLLAATFRVPVSVVFAFKESATHYHFYATEPRTYHGRRNQGVETALRDFVTLLEEKIKQYPAQWFNYYDFWE
- a CDS encoding acyl carrier protein; this encodes MNIKEIITVTNTFLVEEFEANPDEIKPEANLKATLDLDSLDYIDMVVVIEDNFGFKVKPEDFQTIVTFQDFYDYVTARVQQKELV